In Halobaculum limi, one DNA window encodes the following:
- a CDS encoding transcription initiation factor IIB family protein, translating into MYRASDEVQNEEWLARLQQAAESLELSAEARSNATDLFLSGVPESDRSKPAMAAAALYAGALIAGDERPQTAVAEAMDVTRLSVQQHWKAVLEDAGFRPPTW; encoded by the coding sequence GTGTACCGCGCCAGCGACGAAGTGCAAAACGAGGAGTGGCTTGCGCGACTCCAGCAGGCCGCAGAGTCGCTGGAGTTGTCGGCGGAGGCGCGCTCGAACGCGACCGATCTGTTCTTGTCGGGTGTCCCCGAGTCCGACCGATCGAAGCCCGCGATGGCGGCGGCGGCGCTGTACGCGGGCGCACTCATCGCCGGCGACGAACGCCCGCAGACTGCCGTCGCCGAGGCGATGGACGTCACTCGACTGTCGGTGCAACAGCACTGGAAAGCCGTCCTCGAGGACGCTGGATTCCGTCCGCCGACGTGGTAG
- a CDS encoding phosphopantetheine adenylyltransferase → MNVALGGTFDPVHDGHRALFERAFELGDLTVGLTSDELAPATRHTDRYVRPFDERKRDLEEELAPLAAKHDREYEVRELTKPTGIAIEPGFDALIVSPETQSGGERVNEIREQKGLPSLRIEVVDHVPAEDGDRISSTRIVKGEIDRHGNLTPDREGRGTTPPTE, encoded by the coding sequence GACATTCGATCCGGTCCACGACGGCCATCGTGCGCTCTTCGAGCGTGCGTTCGAACTCGGGGACCTCACCGTCGGCCTCACCTCCGACGAGTTGGCCCCCGCCACGCGCCACACGGATCGGTACGTCCGCCCGTTCGACGAGCGAAAGCGCGACCTCGAGGAAGAGTTAGCGCCGCTCGCGGCCAAACACGACCGCGAGTACGAGGTTAGAGAACTCACCAAACCGACCGGTATCGCGATCGAACCCGGCTTCGACGCGCTCATCGTCTCGCCGGAGACGCAGTCGGGCGGCGAACGCGTCAACGAGATTCGTGAGCAGAAGGGCCTCCCGAGCCTCCGCATCGAGGTCGTCGACCACGTCCCTGCGGAGGACGGCGACCGCATCTCCTCGACCCGGATCGTCAAAGGCGAAATCGACCGCCACGGGAACCTCACGCCCGACCGCGAGGGACGCGGGACGACGCCGCCCACGGAGTGA